The following proteins are co-located in the Camelina sativa cultivar DH55 chromosome 12, Cs, whole genome shotgun sequence genome:
- the LOC104734039 gene encoding uncharacterized protein K02A2.6-like, with protein sequence MKDHFPLPFIDQMLEPLANHPYYCFLDGYSGFFQIPIHPDDQEKMTFTCPYGTFAGTFAYRRMPFGLCNALATFQRCMMSIFSDLIEDIMEVFMDDFSVYGSSFSSCLSNLCKVLQCCVDKHLVLNWEKCHFMVSDGIVLGHQISEKGIEVDKAKIELDHSPNCYARTSNGVADHLFRLRIDAEIPIDDWLPEENVYVDAAYEECFKDEADAKVLQQISDDSPWYADIANYLCAAEDPPNFTGYAKKKFLRDVQRYFWNEPYLYKHCADGLYIRCVPESEVSGILFHYHRSNYAGYFATFKTATKVLQAGLWWPTLSRDAHDFVSRCDACQRRGNISKRNEMPHNFILDIEVFHCWGINFMGPFPPSYGNLYILVAIDYVSKWVEALASPTNDSKVVISDGGTHFINKLFENLLKKHGVTHKTAYNTPIGTTPFKLVYGKSCHLPVEFEYNSLWATKQMKFNVKTAAERRLIQLNELDEIRMNAYESTKIYKERTKEMHDKKIVPKNFAAYDLVLLFNSRLKIFPGKLRSRWSGPFRIKEVMPYGAIVLWNHDGKEFTVNGQRLKPYLADHDPTEESTIPLMDLHAA encoded by the exons ATGAAGGATCACTTCCCCCTTCCATTCATTGACCAAATGCTTGAGCCTTTAGCGAATCACCCCTATTACTGCTTCCTAGATGGTTACTCTGGCTTCTTTCAAATTCCGATCCACCCGGATGATCAGGAGAAAATGACTTTCACTTGCCCTTACGGCACATTCGCTGGCACATTCGCTTACCGACGAATGCCTTTTGGGTTATGCAATGCCCTAGCTACCTTCCAACGTTGCATGATGTCGATCTTCTCTGACTTGATAGAGGATAttatggaggtatttatggATGATTTTTCGGTTTATGGCTCATCCTTCTCTTCGTGTTTGTCTAACCTGTGCAAAGTTCTTCAATGCTGTGTGGACAAACACCTTGTTCTTAATTGGGAAAAATGCCATTTCATGGTCTCCGATGGGATTGTCCTTGGTCATCAAATTTCTGAGAAGGGGATAGAGGTTGATAAGGCCAAGATCGAG CTAGACCACTCACCCAACTGTTATGCAAGGACATCAAATGGAGTGGCAGATCACCTTTTTAGGCTGAGGATCGATGCCGAGATTCCTATCGATGACTGGCTCCCTGAGGAGAATGTCTATGTAGATGCAGCATATGAGGAATGTTTCAAGGATGAGGCCGACGCTAAGGTCCTCCAGCAAATCAGCGATGACTCCCCATGGTATGCTGACATCGCAAACTATTTGTGTGCTGCAGAGGATCCCCCCAACTTTACTGGTTATgcgaagaagaagtttttgcgGGATGTGCAGCGCTACTTCTGGAATGAGCCGTACCTTTACAAGCATTGTGCCGATGGCCTTTACATAAGATGTGTTCCAGAATCAGAAGTTTCAGGAATTCTTTTTCACTATCATAGATCCAACTACGCAGGTTACTTCGCTACGTTTAAAACTGCGACCAAAGTACTTCAAGCAGGCCTCTGGTGGCCCACTCTGTCTCGTGATGCACATGATTTTGTCTCCCGATGTGATGCTTGCCAGCGACGTGGGAACATAAGCAAAAGGAATGAGATGCCACATAATTTTATCTTGGACATCGAAGTGTTTCATTGTTGGGGGATCAATTTCATGGGACCCTTTCCACCTTCCTATGGGAATCTATACATACTTGTCGCAATAGATTACGTCTCCAAATGGGTCGAAGCATTAGCAAGCCCCACCAATGATTCAAAG GTGGTAATAAGCGATGGTGGGACTCACTTTATCAACAAACTCTTTGAGAATCTTCTGAAGAAGCATGGAGTAACACACAAG ACCGCTTATAATACACCTATTGGCACCACACCATTCAAGTTGGTCTATGGAAAGTCCTGCCATCTACCTGTCGAGTTCGAGTACAATTCACTTTGGGCGACAAAGCAGATGAAATTCAACGTCAAGACCGCGGCTGAACGACGCCTGATTCAGCTAAATGAGCTTGATGAGATCCGCATGAATGCATATGAGAGCaccaaaatctacaaggaaCGCACTAAAGaaatgcatgacaagaaaatTGTTCCTAAGAATTTTGCTGCTTATGACTTGGTTCTACTCTTCAACTCTCGATTGAAGATCTTTCCTGGCAAGCTACGTTCTCGCTGGTCTGGACCTTTCCGCATCAAAGAGGTTATGCCCTATGGAGCCATTGTTCTATGGAACCATGATGGTAAAGAGTTTACTGTCAACGGTCAACGCCTAAAGCCATATCTCGCTGATCATGATCCAACTGAGGAATCTACCATCCCTCTGATGGATCTCCACGCTGCATGA
- the LOC104732962 gene encoding uncharacterized protein LOC104732962, which translates to MMHVLTENQKKNITEVNVKIDSMYSELNGRIESLNTHMRVLENQVAQSAARVKAPPGTLPGKNEANLKEFLNVITLQSGRELKEPQQKEGTDRSNNKTGQSTIEEQKSNSDEVPNKATDGIEIFGTINAEGGQPCKPQSQYVPKLSFPTRCKSKIQEREYAKLKSVVGELQVTLPFIEAVRRVPSLKKYMKEILTDKLSLEKEVMYLTQECSSMLHNRMLENYGDPGPFTVPCTIGDLKFNNCLCDSGASVSLMPLSVATRLGLYTFKQTQVTLVLADRSTRCPEGVLENLPVQIGNCYIPTDFIVLKLDEESQEPILLGRPFLATAGAMINVQEGKIDLHMDDLVLRFNLEKVAKKPTIDGQTF; encoded by the coding sequence ATGATGCATGTCTTGAcggaaaatcaaaagaaaaacatcactGAGGTGAATGTCAAGATCGACAGCATGTATTCAGAGCTGAATGGAAGGATAGAATCATTAAACACTCACATGAGAGTGTTAGAGAACCAAGTGGCACAATCTGCAGCGAGAGTCAAGGCACCTCCAGGAACACTTCCTGGGAAAAACGAGGCTAATCTAAAAGAATTCTTGAATGTCATCACCCTTCAAAGCGGCAGGGAACTGAAAGAACCACAGCAGAAAGAAGGGACTGATCGATCCAATAACAAGACCGGCCAATCCACGATAGAAGAACAGAAAAGCAACTCTGATGAGGTTCCTAACAAAGCTACTGATGGCATTGAAATCTTTGGTACAATTAATGCTGAGGGAGGACAACCCTGCAAACCTCAGTCGCAATATGTACCCAAGCTTTCTTTTCCCACACGTTGTAAGTCAAAGATACAAGAGCGAGAGTACGCAAAGCTGAAATCAGTGGTAGGAGAGCTTCAAGTCACACTCCCTTTCATTGAGGCAGTCCGGAGGGTTCCATCTCTTAAGAAGTATATGAAGGAGATCCTCACCGATAAGCTCAGTTTGGAGAAAGAAGTAATGTATCTCACGCAGGAATGCAGCTCAATGCTCCATAATCGAATGCTAGAAAATTATGGAGATCCAGGACCGTTTACTGTGCCTTGCACAATAGGAGATCTTAAGTTCAACAACTGCCTCTGCGACTCAGGGGCAAGTGTGAGCCTGATGCCACTCAGCGTTGCAACACGACTTGGTCTATACACCTTCAAGCAGACCCAAGTCACCTTAGTCCTCGCTGATCGCTCTACCCGATGTCCAGAAGGGGTATTGGAGAACCTACCAGTTCAAATTGGGAACTGCTACATACCCACTGACTTCATCGTTTTGAAACTCGACGAGGAATCCCAAGAACCCATTCTACTTGGAAGACCTTTCTTGGCCACGGCTGGTGCAATGATAAACGTCCAAGAGGGAAAAATTGATTTGCACATGgatgatttggttttgagaTTCAACCTGGAGAAAGTGGCTAAGAAACCTACAATCGATGGCCAAACCTTCTAG
- the LOC109128104 gene encoding protein GLUTAMINE DUMPER 7-like gives MSLDSNSMVPVNSGLENLHSPVLSKICAWGVMFGLLAVSLIAMAYACYHKQNASNSCIEEQEKQGKKQVLKPLDMEPKIVVIMAGNDNPTFLAKPTKINA, from the coding sequence ATGAGTCTGGATAGCAATTCAATGGTCCCAGTTAACTCCGGGCTAGAGAACTTGCACTCTCCTGTTCTCTCTAAGATTTGTGCGTGGGGCGTAATGTTTGGGCTCTTGGCAGTTTCATTGATCGCTATGGCTTATGCTTGCTACCACAAGCAAAACGCTTCGAATTCTTGCATCGAAGAGCAAGAGAAACAAGGAAAGAAGCAAGTGTTGAAGCCATTAGATATGGAACCAAAGATTGTTGTTATAATGGCTGGTAATGATAACCCTACCTTCTTGGCTAAGCCAACTAAGATCAATGCATGA
- the LOC109128117 gene encoding late embryogenesis abundant protein 2-like — protein MSSNQNISFQAGQAKGQTQEKASTMMDKASNAAQSAKESLQETGQQIKEKAQGATESVKNATGINK, from the exons ATGTCAAGCAACCAGAACATTAGCTTCCAAGCCGGCCAGGCCAAAGGTCAAACTCAG GAGAAGGCTAGCACCATGATGGACAAGGCTAGCAACGCTGCCCAATCTGCCAAGGAGTCCCTCCAAGAG ACGGGCCAGCAGATCAAGGAGAAGGCACAAGGAGCTACCGAATCAGTGAAGAATGCCACCGGCATTAACAAATGA
- the LOC104732963 gene encoding pentatricopeptide repeat-containing protein At5g38730 has protein sequence MVNLLSANGEALIAQSICGAVLKGNWKNVLKHKVDSGLLKSAIITQVISELSLYSGYGGPSLSWSFYTWTDSLPSCKHSLQSSWRMILILTKHKHFKTAHQLLDKLSQRELLSSPLVLRSLLGGVSEDPEVLSHVFSWLIIYYAKSGMVSDSIEVFEQIRSCGLKPHLQACTVLLNSLVKERLTDTVWKVFKKMVKLGVVANIHVYNVLVHACSKSGDPEKAEKFLSEMEEKGVFPDLFTYNTLISVYCKKGMHYEALSVQDRMERSGVAPDIVTYNSLIHGFSREGRMREATRLFREIKGVVTANHVTYTTLIDGYCRMNDIDEALRLREVMESRGFTPGVVTYNSILRKLCEDGRIRESNRFLSEMSGKKIEPDNITCNTLINAYCKIGDMVSAVKVKKKMIESGLRLDMYSYKALVHGFCKVLELDNAKEELFSMLEKGLSPGYSAYSWLVDGFYNQNKQEETVKFPEEFEKRGLCPDVALYRGLIRRLCKLEQVNYAKVLFESMEKKGLVGDSVIYTSMAYAYWRTGNVTEASALFDTMYNRRLMVNLKLYKSISASYAGDEDVLKFFWSHVGDRCLISKSILQEMNRSEVL, from the coding sequence atggTGAATTTGTTGTCTGCAAATGGAGAAGCCTTGATTGCACAAAGCATCTGTGGAGCTGTGTTGAAAGGAAACTGGAAAAATGTTCTGAAACACAAAGTTGATTCTGGGTTATTGAAATCAGCGATCATCACTCAGGTAATCTCAGAGCTTTCTTTGTATTCTGGTTACGGCGGACCTTCTCTTTCATGGAGTTTTTATACCTGGACTGATTCGTTACCAAGTTGTAAGCATAGTTTACAATCATCTTGGagaatgattttgattttaacgAAACACAAGCATTTCAAAACTGCACACCAACTGCTCGATAAATTGTCTCAGAGAGAGCTTTTGTCATCTCCACTTGTTTTGAGATCTTTACTTGGAGGTGTTTCAGAAGACCCAGAAGTTTTATCTCACGTTTTTAGCTGGTTGATTATATATTATGCTAAATCCGGGATGGTCAGTGATTCTATTGAGGTGTTTGAGCAGATTAGGAGTTGTGGATTGAAGCCTCATTTGCAAGCTTGTACTGTGTTACTGAATAGTCTGGTTAAAGAGAGATTGACTGATACAGTTTGGAAAGTTTTCAAGAAGATGGTTAAGTTAGGTGTTGTGGCTAACATTCATGTGTATAATGTATTGGTTCATGCTTGTTCTAAATCCGGAGATCCTGAGAAAGCTGAGAAATTTTTGAGTGAGATGGAAGAAAAAGGTGTGTTTCCTGATCTTTTTACCTACAACACGTTGATCTCGGTGTACTGCAAAAAGGGTATGCATTATGAGGCTTTATCTGTGCAAGATAGGATGGAGAGAAGTGGGGTTGCTCCTGATATCGTCACTTATAACTCACTCATACATGGGTTTAGTAGAGAAGGTAGAATGAGGGAAGCGACAAGGCTGTTTCGGGAGATCAAAGGAGTTGTTACTGCGAACCATGTTACTTATACTACTTTGATTGATGGGTATTGTAGAATGAATGATATAGATGAAGCTTTGAGGTTACGTGAGGTGATGGAGTCAAGAGGGTTTACTCCTGGAGTCGTGACCTATAACTCGATTCTACGTAAGTTATGTGAAGATGGAAGAATACGAGAATCTAACAGGTTTTTGAGTGAGATGAGTGGGAAAAAGATAGAACCTGATAATATCACTTGCAATACTTTGATCAACGCATATTGCAAAATCGGGGACATGGTATCTGCTGTGaaggtaaagaagaagatgattgaatCGGGGCTAAGACTTGACATGTATTCATACAAAGCATTGGTTCACGGGTTTTGTAAAGTGCTGGAACTGGACAATGCAAAGGAGGAACTGTTCTCTATGCTAGAGAAAGGCTTGTCTCCAGGATATTCAGCCTATTCTTGGCTCGTTGATGGATTTTACAACCAGAACAAGCAAGAAGAAACCGTAAAATTCCCAGAGGAGTTTGAGAAAAGAGGTCTTTGTCCTGATGTTGCTCTATACAGAGGATTAATAAGAAGGCTTTGTAAGTTAGAACAAGTGAATTACGCCAAAGTGTTATTCGAGTCAATGGAAAAGAAGGGTTTAGTGGGAGATAGCGTAATATACACTAGCATGGCTTATGCGTATTGGAGAACAGGGAATGTCACTGAAGCTTCTGCTTTGTTCGATACAATGTATAATCGACGGTTGATGGTAAACTTGAAACTGTATAAATCCATCAGTGCCTCTTACGCTGGTGATGAAGATGTTTTGAAGTTCTTTTGGAGTCACGTAGGTGATAGATGTCTTATATCGAAGAGTATTTTACAAGAAATGAATAGAAGTGAGGTCTTGTGA
- the LOC104732964 gene encoding ribosomal RNA-processing protein 7 homolog isoform X5, translated as MKETRKLKKSNPHQEETDGKRVGKKIQRKKKVKVSNVDLSEDPQATELQAISSEKLKTKKKKKIQKSKEIDSSPADGKVSGKMKKRKEKEGNVDISEPNLEAIPTEKVKVKKGKLNKTKKKRKAEEISSASVEDDHLKREGKSKKSKKNKKIDITSTKENKIEEEEDVYEISSGDEDCTRGMKKWVTDYYESRPGLDELQKRIDDFMTAHEERLEQEKKDREAKAAEGGWTVVVHHKGRKKTTETETGTAVGSFSQAAVEDKIAKKKQSEPVAHGFYRFQRREAQRNEILALQSKFEQDKKRIQQLRAARRFKPF; from the exons atgaaagagacgCGAAAGCTGAAAAAGAGTAATCCTCACCAAG AAGAGACTGATGGGAAGagagttggaaaaaaaattcagaggaagaagaaagtgaaagtgagCAATGTCGACTTAAGCGAGGATCCTCAGGCTACAGAGCTCCAAG CTATTTCAAGTGAGAAactcaaaacaaagaagaagaagaagattcagaagagTAAGGAAATAGATAGCTCTCCAGCTGATGGGAAGGTCAGtgggaagatgaagaagagaaaagagaaagaaggcaATGTTGATATAAGCGAACCAAATCTGGAAG CTATTCCAACTGAGAAAGTCAAAGTAAAGAAGGGAAAATTgaacaagacaaagaagaaaaggaaggcCGAGGAAATAAGTAGCGCTTCAGTCGAAGATGATCATCTGAAAAGAGAAG GCAAGTCtaagaaatcgaagaagaacaaaaagattgaCATTACCTCTACGAAAGAGAACAAAattgaagaggaggaagatgttTATGAAATTTCTTCAGGCGATGAGGATTGCACAAGGGGAATGAAAA AGTGGGTTACTGATTACTATGAGAGTAGACCTGGTTTAGACGAGCTGCAAAAGAGAATCGATGACTTTATGACTGCTCACGAAGAGCGCCTTGAACAG GAGAAAAAAGATAGAGAAGCTAAAGCTGCAGAAGGTGGATGGACTGTGGTCGTGCATCACAAAGGAAGGAAAAAGACAACCGAAACTGAAACTGGAACAGCCGTTGGATCTTTCTCGCAGGCTGCGGTGGAGGATAAGATTgctaagaagaaacagagtgagCCCGTCGCTCATGGTTTCTACCGTTTCCAAAGGCGAGAAGCACAACGCAACG AAATCTTGGCGCTTCAGAGTAAGTTTGAGCAAGACAAGAAGAGAATACAACAACTTCGAGCTGCTCGTAGGTTTAAGCCTTtctaa
- the LOC104732964 gene encoding ribosomal RNA-processing protein 7 homolog isoform X2: MKETRKLKKSNPHQVNAEETDGKRVGKKIQRKKKVKVSNVDLSEDPQATELQGAQTTELQAISSEKLKTKKKKKIQKSKEIDSSPADGKVSGKMKKRKEKEGNVDISEPNLEAIPTEKVKVKKGKLNKTKKKRKAEEISSASVEDDHLKREGKSKKSKKNKKIDITSTKENKIEEEEDVYEISSGDEDCTRGMKKWVTDYYESRPGLDELQKRIDDFMTAHEERLEQEKKDREAKAAEGGWTVVVHHKGRKKTTETETGTAVGSFSQAAVEDKIAKKKQSEPVAHGFYRFQRREAQRNEILALQSKFEQDKKRIQQLRAARRFKPF; encoded by the exons atgaaagagacgCGAAAGCTGAAAAAGAGTAATCCTCACCAAG TCAATGCAGAAGAGACTGATGGGAAGagagttggaaaaaaaattcagaggaagaagaaagtgaaagtgagCAATGTCGACTTAAGCGAGGATCCTCAGGCTACAGAGCTCCAAGGTGCTCAGACTACAGAGCTCCAAG CTATTTCAAGTGAGAAactcaaaacaaagaagaagaagaagattcagaagagTAAGGAAATAGATAGCTCTCCAGCTGATGGGAAGGTCAGtgggaagatgaagaagagaaaagagaaagaaggcaATGTTGATATAAGCGAACCAAATCTGGAAG CTATTCCAACTGAGAAAGTCAAAGTAAAGAAGGGAAAATTgaacaagacaaagaagaaaaggaaggcCGAGGAAATAAGTAGCGCTTCAGTCGAAGATGATCATCTGAAAAGAGAAG GCAAGTCtaagaaatcgaagaagaacaaaaagattgaCATTACCTCTACGAAAGAGAACAAAattgaagaggaggaagatgttTATGAAATTTCTTCAGGCGATGAGGATTGCACAAGGGGAATGAAAA AGTGGGTTACTGATTACTATGAGAGTAGACCTGGTTTAGACGAGCTGCAAAAGAGAATCGATGACTTTATGACTGCTCACGAAGAGCGCCTTGAACAG GAGAAAAAAGATAGAGAAGCTAAAGCTGCAGAAGGTGGATGGACTGTGGTCGTGCATCACAAAGGAAGGAAAAAGACAACCGAAACTGAAACTGGAACAGCCGTTGGATCTTTCTCGCAGGCTGCGGTGGAGGATAAGATTgctaagaagaaacagagtgagCCCGTCGCTCATGGTTTCTACCGTTTCCAAAGGCGAGAAGCACAACGCAACG AAATCTTGGCGCTTCAGAGTAAGTTTGAGCAAGACAAGAAGAGAATACAACAACTTCGAGCTGCTCGTAGGTTTAAGCCTTtctaa
- the LOC104732964 gene encoding ribosomal RNA-processing protein 7 homolog isoform X4 yields the protein MKETRKLKKSNPHQVTGKVNAEETDGKRVGKKIQRKKKVKVSNVDLSEDPQATELQAISSEKLKTKKKKKIQKSKEIDSSPADGKVSGKMKKRKEKEGNVDISEPNLEAIPTEKVKVKKGKLNKTKKKRKAEEISSASVEDDHLKREGKSKKSKKNKKIDITSTKENKIEEEEDVYEISSGDEDCTRGMKKWVTDYYESRPGLDELQKRIDDFMTAHEERLEQEKKDREAKAAEGGWTVVVHHKGRKKTTETETGTAVGSFSQAAVEDKIAKKKQSEPVAHGFYRFQRREAQRNEILALQSKFEQDKKRIQQLRAARRFKPF from the exons atgaaagagacgCGAAAGCTGAAAAAGAGTAATCCTCACCAAG TGACGGGTAAAGTCAATGCAGAAGAGACTGATGGGAAGagagttggaaaaaaaattcagaggaagaagaaagtgaaagtgagCAATGTCGACTTAAGCGAGGATCCTCAGGCTACAGAGCTCCAAG CTATTTCAAGTGAGAAactcaaaacaaagaagaagaagaagattcagaagagTAAGGAAATAGATAGCTCTCCAGCTGATGGGAAGGTCAGtgggaagatgaagaagagaaaagagaaagaaggcaATGTTGATATAAGCGAACCAAATCTGGAAG CTATTCCAACTGAGAAAGTCAAAGTAAAGAAGGGAAAATTgaacaagacaaagaagaaaaggaaggcCGAGGAAATAAGTAGCGCTTCAGTCGAAGATGATCATCTGAAAAGAGAAG GCAAGTCtaagaaatcgaagaagaacaaaaagattgaCATTACCTCTACGAAAGAGAACAAAattgaagaggaggaagatgttTATGAAATTTCTTCAGGCGATGAGGATTGCACAAGGGGAATGAAAA AGTGGGTTACTGATTACTATGAGAGTAGACCTGGTTTAGACGAGCTGCAAAAGAGAATCGATGACTTTATGACTGCTCACGAAGAGCGCCTTGAACAG GAGAAAAAAGATAGAGAAGCTAAAGCTGCAGAAGGTGGATGGACTGTGGTCGTGCATCACAAAGGAAGGAAAAAGACAACCGAAACTGAAACTGGAACAGCCGTTGGATCTTTCTCGCAGGCTGCGGTGGAGGATAAGATTgctaagaagaaacagagtgagCCCGTCGCTCATGGTTTCTACCGTTTCCAAAGGCGAGAAGCACAACGCAACG AAATCTTGGCGCTTCAGAGTAAGTTTGAGCAAGACAAGAAGAGAATACAACAACTTCGAGCTGCTCGTAGGTTTAAGCCTTtctaa
- the LOC104732964 gene encoding ribosomal RNA-processing protein 7 homolog isoform X3 produces MKETRKLKKSNPHQEETDGKRVGKKIQRKKKVKVSNVDLSEDPQATELQGAQTTELQAISSEKLKTKKKKKIQKSKEIDSSPADGKVSGKMKKRKEKEGNVDISEPNLEAIPTEKVKVKKGKLNKTKKKRKAEEISSASVEDDHLKREGKSKKSKKNKKIDITSTKENKIEEEEDVYEISSGDEDCTRGMKKWVTDYYESRPGLDELQKRIDDFMTAHEERLEQEKKDREAKAAEGGWTVVVHHKGRKKTTETETGTAVGSFSQAAVEDKIAKKKQSEPVAHGFYRFQRREAQRNEILALQSKFEQDKKRIQQLRAARRFKPF; encoded by the exons atgaaagagacgCGAAAGCTGAAAAAGAGTAATCCTCACCAAG AAGAGACTGATGGGAAGagagttggaaaaaaaattcagaggaagaagaaagtgaaagtgagCAATGTCGACTTAAGCGAGGATCCTCAGGCTACAGAGCTCCAAGGTGCTCAGACTACAGAGCTCCAAG CTATTTCAAGTGAGAAactcaaaacaaagaagaagaagaagattcagaagagTAAGGAAATAGATAGCTCTCCAGCTGATGGGAAGGTCAGtgggaagatgaagaagagaaaagagaaagaaggcaATGTTGATATAAGCGAACCAAATCTGGAAG CTATTCCAACTGAGAAAGTCAAAGTAAAGAAGGGAAAATTgaacaagacaaagaagaaaaggaaggcCGAGGAAATAAGTAGCGCTTCAGTCGAAGATGATCATCTGAAAAGAGAAG GCAAGTCtaagaaatcgaagaagaacaaaaagattgaCATTACCTCTACGAAAGAGAACAAAattgaagaggaggaagatgttTATGAAATTTCTTCAGGCGATGAGGATTGCACAAGGGGAATGAAAA AGTGGGTTACTGATTACTATGAGAGTAGACCTGGTTTAGACGAGCTGCAAAAGAGAATCGATGACTTTATGACTGCTCACGAAGAGCGCCTTGAACAG GAGAAAAAAGATAGAGAAGCTAAAGCTGCAGAAGGTGGATGGACTGTGGTCGTGCATCACAAAGGAAGGAAAAAGACAACCGAAACTGAAACTGGAACAGCCGTTGGATCTTTCTCGCAGGCTGCGGTGGAGGATAAGATTgctaagaagaaacagagtgagCCCGTCGCTCATGGTTTCTACCGTTTCCAAAGGCGAGAAGCACAACGCAACG AAATCTTGGCGCTTCAGAGTAAGTTTGAGCAAGACAAGAAGAGAATACAACAACTTCGAGCTGCTCGTAGGTTTAAGCCTTtctaa
- the LOC104732964 gene encoding ribosomal RNA-processing protein 7 homolog isoform X1 yields MKETRKLKKSNPHQVTGKVNAEETDGKRVGKKIQRKKKVKVSNVDLSEDPQATELQGAQTTELQAISSEKLKTKKKKKIQKSKEIDSSPADGKVSGKMKKRKEKEGNVDISEPNLEAIPTEKVKVKKGKLNKTKKKRKAEEISSASVEDDHLKREGKSKKSKKNKKIDITSTKENKIEEEEDVYEISSGDEDCTRGMKKWVTDYYESRPGLDELQKRIDDFMTAHEERLEQEKKDREAKAAEGGWTVVVHHKGRKKTTETETGTAVGSFSQAAVEDKIAKKKQSEPVAHGFYRFQRREAQRNEILALQSKFEQDKKRIQQLRAARRFKPF; encoded by the exons atgaaagagacgCGAAAGCTGAAAAAGAGTAATCCTCACCAAG TGACGGGTAAAGTCAATGCAGAAGAGACTGATGGGAAGagagttggaaaaaaaattcagaggaagaagaaagtgaaagtgagCAATGTCGACTTAAGCGAGGATCCTCAGGCTACAGAGCTCCAAGGTGCTCAGACTACAGAGCTCCAAG CTATTTCAAGTGAGAAactcaaaacaaagaagaagaagaagattcagaagagTAAGGAAATAGATAGCTCTCCAGCTGATGGGAAGGTCAGtgggaagatgaagaagagaaaagagaaagaaggcaATGTTGATATAAGCGAACCAAATCTGGAAG CTATTCCAACTGAGAAAGTCAAAGTAAAGAAGGGAAAATTgaacaagacaaagaagaaaaggaaggcCGAGGAAATAAGTAGCGCTTCAGTCGAAGATGATCATCTGAAAAGAGAAG GCAAGTCtaagaaatcgaagaagaacaaaaagattgaCATTACCTCTACGAAAGAGAACAAAattgaagaggaggaagatgttTATGAAATTTCTTCAGGCGATGAGGATTGCACAAGGGGAATGAAAA AGTGGGTTACTGATTACTATGAGAGTAGACCTGGTTTAGACGAGCTGCAAAAGAGAATCGATGACTTTATGACTGCTCACGAAGAGCGCCTTGAACAG GAGAAAAAAGATAGAGAAGCTAAAGCTGCAGAAGGTGGATGGACTGTGGTCGTGCATCACAAAGGAAGGAAAAAGACAACCGAAACTGAAACTGGAACAGCCGTTGGATCTTTCTCGCAGGCTGCGGTGGAGGATAAGATTgctaagaagaaacagagtgagCCCGTCGCTCATGGTTTCTACCGTTTCCAAAGGCGAGAAGCACAACGCAACG AAATCTTGGCGCTTCAGAGTAAGTTTGAGCAAGACAAGAAGAGAATACAACAACTTCGAGCTGCTCGTAGGTTTAAGCCTTtctaa